One Festucalex cinctus isolate MCC-2025b chromosome 1, RoL_Fcin_1.0, whole genome shotgun sequence genomic region harbors:
- the LOC144013679 gene encoding uncharacterized protein LOC144013679, with the protein MHTRTHTGEKPFACPDCGKSFSNKGNLKKHARTHTGEKPFACPDCGKSFSRQSHLTSHTRTHSGEKPFACPDCGKSFSQQSHLTSHTRTHSGEKPFACLDCGKSFSQQSHLTSHTRTHSGEKPYACPDCGKSFSDKGSLKIHKRTHTGEKPFACPDCGISFSDKGSLKIHKRSHTGEKPFSCSDCGKSFSVKGSLKIHTRTHTGEKPFACPDCGQSFSDKRSLENHTRTHTGEKPFSCSDCGRSFSSKVNLIIHTRRHTGEKPFSCSDCGKSFSHKSHLTSHTRTHSGEKPFTCPDCGKSFSHKSHLTSHTRTHTGEKPFTCPDCGKSFSDKRNLKTHTRTHTGEKPFACPDCGKRFSDKRNLKTHTRTHTGEKSFVCPDCGKSFSHKGNLTIHTRRHAGKEPFSCSICAQRFSCKNLAEKHECAGDNSSDL; encoded by the coding sequence atgcacacaagaacacacactggagaaaaaccttttgcctgcccagactgtggcaaaagcttctccaacaagggaaatttaaaaaaacacgcaagaacacacactggagaaaaaccttttgcctgcccagactgtggcaaaagtttctctcggcagtcacatttaacaagccacacaagaacacacagtggagaaaaaccttttgcctgcccagactgcggcaaaagtttctctcagcagtcacatttaacaagccacacaagaacacacagtggagaaaaaccttttgcctgcctagACTGCGGCAAAAGTTTCTCTcagcagtcacatttaacaagccacacaagaacacacagtggagagaaaccttatgcctgcccagactgtggcaaaagcttttctgataagggaagtttaaaaatacacaaaagaacacacactggagagaaaccttttgcctgccccgACTGCGGCATAAGCTTCTCTGAtaagggaagtttaaaaatacacaaaagatcacatactggagaaaaacctttttcctgctcagactgtggcaaaagcttctctgttaagggaagtttaaaaatacacacacgaacacatactggagagaaaccttttgcctgcccagactgcgGCCAAAGTTTCTCTGATAAGAGAAGTTTAGAAaatcacacaagaacacacactggagaaaaacctttttcctgctcagactgtggacgAAGCTTTTCTTCTAaagttaatttaataatccatacaagaagacacactggagaaaaacctttttcctgctcagactgtggcaaaagtttctctcacaagtcacatttaacaagccacacaagaacacacagtggagaaaaaccttttacctgcccagactgtggcaaaagtttctctcacaagtcacatttaacaagccacacaagaacacacactggagaaaaaccttttacctgcccagactgtggcaaaagtttcTCTGATAAGagaaatttaaaaacacacacaagaacacacactggagaaaaacctttcgcctgcccagactgtggcaaaagattctctgataagagaaatttaaaaacacacacaagaacacacactggagaaaaatctTTCgtctgcccagactgtggcaaaagtttcTCTCACAAGGGGAATTTAACAATCCACACAAGAAGACACGCTGGGAAGGAACCGTTCAGTTGCAGTATTTGTGCtcaaagattctcttgtaaaaatCTTGCTGAGaaacacgagtgtgctggtgacaATAGCAGCGATCTTtga